In Osmia bicornis bicornis chromosome 10, iOsmBic2.1, whole genome shotgun sequence, one genomic interval encodes:
- the LOC114871242 gene encoding thioredoxin-like protein 1 has translation MGAVRVINDDGHFYGEIASAGTKLVVVDFTATWCGLCDIIAPVFEQLSVKYSNAVFLKVDIDKCVATAAMQGVNGVPTFLFYRNKKKLGLYHESDPAGLESKIQQFYGNGESEDSESPVSGHMDLSTFITKTQCECLNESDEHNFLQCLSTDEGYLESDCDEQLILCIAFSQVVKVHSLKIKAPNDKGPKTIKLYINQPRTIDFDMADSNTSVQDLTLSAKDIEEGNPIPLRYVKFQNVQNLQIFVKDNQSGSETTRIDHLAIIGSPISTTNMGEFKKVVNREGESH, from the exons ATGGGAGCAGTACGTGTGATTAACGACGATGGCCACTTTTATGGGGAAATAGCTAGTGCTGGTACAAAATTGGTTGTAGTAGATTTTACAGCAACATG GTGTGGTCTTTGCGATATAATTGCACCGGTGTTTGAGCAACTATCAGTGAAATATTCAAATGCAGTATTCCTTAAAGTTGATATAGACAAGTGTGTAGCGACTGCTGCTATGCAAGGAGTCAACGGAGTGcctacatttttattttatcgcAACAAAAAAAAGTTGGGACTGTATCATGAGTCCGACCCGGCTGGACTAGAATCAAAAATTCAACAGTTTTACGGCAACGGAGAGTCAGAGGATTCTGAGAGTCCAGTGTCTGGACAT ATGGATCTATCAACGTTTATTACCAAAACACAGTGCGAGTGTTTAAATGAGTCGGACGAGCACAACTTTTTGCAATGTTTGAGCACCGACGAGGGATACCTGGAAAGCGATTGCGACGAACAGCTGATATTATGCATCGCGTTTTCACAAGTAGTCAAAGTACATTCTTTGAAAATCAAAGCTCCCAATGACAAAGGACCAAAAACTATCAAATTGTATATCAATCAACCTAGAACGATCGACTTCGATATGGCAGATTCTAATACAAGTGTTCAAGACTTAac TTTATCAGCGAAAGATATCGAAGAAGGTAACCCAATTCCTTTGCGCTatgtgaaatttcaaaatgtgCAGAATCTACAGATCTTTGTGAAAGACAATCAAAGTGGTAGTGAGACGACAAGGATCGACCATTTAGCTATAATTGGTTCACCAATTTCAACAACAAACATGGGAGAATTCAAGAAGGTGGTCAATAGAGAAGGAGAGAGTCATTAA
- the LOC114871239 gene encoding uncharacterized protein LOC114871239: MSEKLAVKHKNSLALTKHKLLHQDSGRKRCCSCSKPNKLAIFSITTCCIFVVYWIILTPLLFSLPHNSSSQWSAVWFVLYWFLAFLVWLFIMLCIIVIWRCFDSKHDDMKLQSYGTNGSSKPVLLTDSVKLKDIKQDDEYLNDLRPDKNDIVHDQKDINIVEEPHDKIKKHKDLPPLVIHRRNLGNDIECAGTVSIEKIDENEDENISKSEVSSLKEQRESMKSYLKLVTVTPQDEIDTKTPKALLSPRELFFIDLIREAEKAEQSRGNNPAVTERKHFFPNDFPSAHKDVVKRDLNERKDSAEASDKERETSYFIADIGSPKSEKAEVFLEIKPDSELANQWIVNLNEEKPVLILENSVKNENTEEKVVLFEV; this comes from the coding sequence atgagcGAAAAGCTTGCTGTTAAACATAAGAATTCATTGGCTTTAACGAAGCACAAGTTATTGCACCAAGACAGTGGTAGAAAAAGATGTTGTTCGTGTTCGAAACCGAACAAACTTGCTATATTTTCTATCACAACGTGTTGTATCTTCGTTGTTTATTGGATCATATTAACACCTCTGTTGTTCAGTCTTCCTCATAATTCATCCTCGCAATGGTCTGCCGTTTGGTTTGTCTTGTATTGGTTCCTGGCATTCTTAGTTTGGCTCTTTATTATGTTATGTATCATAGTAATTTGGAGGTGTTTCGATTCTAAACACGATGATATGAAATTACAATCATACGGCACGAATGGTTCCTCAAAACCGGTACTCTTAACCGATAGCGTAAAATTGAAAGACATAAAACAAGATGATGAATATTTGAATGATTTACGTCctgataaaaatgatattgttcacGATCAAAAAGACATAAATATTGTTGAAGAACCTCATGATAAAATCAAGAAACACAAAGATCTTCCTCCTCTCGTAATTCATCGTCGTAATTTGGGAAATGATATCGAATGTGCTGGTACAGTGAGTATAGAAAAGATTGACGAAAATGAAGATGAAAATATATCGAAATCAGAAGTCAGTAGTCTGAAGGAACAAAGAGAATCTATGAAAAGTTACTTAAAGTTAGTAACAGTTACTCCTCAGGATGAAATAGATACCAAGACTCCAAAAGCATTGCTCTCGCCgagagaattattttttattgatcTTATAAGAGAAGCAGAAAAGGCTGAGCAAAGTAGAGGGAATAATCCTGCAGTTACAGAAAGGAAACATTTCTTTCCGAATGATTTTCCTTCAGCTCATAAAGACGTCGTTAAAAGAGATTTGAATGAGAGGAAAGATTCAGCTGAAGCTTCAGATAAAGAACGCGAAACAAGCTATTTTATCGCGGACATAGGAAGTCCAAAAAGTGAAAAAGCAGAAGTATTTTTGGAGATCAAACCAGACTCAGAATTAGCTAATCAATGGATTGTGAATTTAAATGAGGAGAAGCCAGTACTCATATTAGAAAATAGTGTTAAGAACGAAAATACagaggaaaaagttgttttattcgaagtttaa